TTAAATTATTAATTCGCAATTAACATCAAATATTTCAAATAGTTATAACCTTGAAAAATATTTCACCATGAAAAATATTATTCTTCCAATCGATTTTTCTGATAGCACCGACAAGCTTATAGATTATGCTATTTCTTTCGCTAAAGATGTGACTGCAAAAATCCATCTTATCCACGTAAGTCCAACTGATATTGGATTTGTAATAAGTGACATGGGCTATCAATACTTCCCCGAAGTTGAGGAAAACGAGTTGAAATACGAATTAAAAGAACTCAACCGACTAGAACAATATGTAATTGCACAAGATATTGATGCAACCCATATTCTAAAACAAGGTAATGCAGCGGAAGTTATTATGGATTATGTCAAAGAAAAAAATGGAGATTATATTGTCATGGGTTCTCATGGAAGAAGTGGGATTTATGATGTTTTTGTAGGTTCATTAACAAAAGATCTAACTAAAAACGCAAACATCCCTGTCGTTGTTGTCCCATGTCGAAAAGAAAAATAGTGGTACTAAAACCATATTCCTAATAGATAAAACAAAGCCTACATTATTAATAATGTAGGCTTATATTTAATATAATCAATTTATTTAACCTTCGTTTTTGTAAAGTTTGGGATCGTAGTAAGGGAATTTGCCTTCTGTTTCAGAATGATACTCTTTATCCTTATCACCACCTAAAGTAACTACCAAAATGTAGCACCAATAAATGAAAAATCCAGAAGCTACGATAAATAGCACCCAGTTTATGATATTTCCTGCAAAATCAAAGAACCCGAAAGTCCATGTGAAAACACTACCTAAGAACAACCAGAAAGATGTCATTGCTTTTCTTTTTTTAAATTAACTTTGCACAAATTTATAAAAAATGTTTCGATTACTTTCTAAAGAAAGCAATATTTTTTCAATTCCCGTTTATATCGGTTTTCTACTGCTTATCATCATTGCATTCAACGCTATGGATATCAACAGGTTAGACGCTATATCCGCTGTTATTACATTTGCTGGGATTTCGTTGGGATATTTTTTATTTAACAAGCTGGACCTTACCTATCAGACACATTTACCTTTATTCCTTTACACTTTTTATGTGTTTGCCTTTTATCCAGGAGACCTCAGCATTGGTCTGGCTATCACACTTTTGATCAACTCTTTTTTACTTTTAATATTAACCTCAACCAGCGACAAGCTGAGAAAAGGCTCTTATCTTCTGGTTGGCGCCTTGCTGTGCATCAACTATTTGTTTCTACCCATTTTTTGGCCTTTAATCTTCTTTGTCATCATCCATATTTTTGTAACTTCTGGAAAGGCTTTGGCCAATTTGTTTCGCTTATTTTTTGGAGCTTTGTTGATTCTAATCATCTATTTCAGCGTGATGTACTGGATGGATTACGAAAGTTGGGATAATAAATATTGGCCTTTGAGCGCCAATTTCAAAATGGTGAACGAGTTTTCGAATCTCTATTTTATAACGCCTATTATTTTAATGATAATCTATGCGGTGTTGGACCACTTCAGACATTTCAATGAGAAAAGTCCTACCAGCAAATATAAATATACTTTTTTGCTGCTTTTTTCCTCCGCATTTTTAATATCCATAATTTTGTACATGGGAACTTATTACGAAATGCTATTGGTACTAGGTCTTCCTGTAAGTATTATTTTAAGCCGAATGCTAAAGTTTTTTCCTAAATATTGGATGCAAGAACTTGGACTTTGGACCATCATTATGTCGCTGTTTTTGTTTAAAATAGCACCTTATATATTTCAAATTTAGATATGATTCAGTTAGATGATAAATTAATTTCCGAAGATATTTTTTCTGAGGAATTTGTATGCAACCTTTCCAAATGCAAAGGTGCATGTTGTGTAGATGGTGACACTGGCGCACCGCTTGATGAAGACGAACTTCCTATTTTAAAAGAGATTTTCCCGAAGATAAAATCTTATCTACGACCAGAAGGCGTTTTGGCAATAGAAGAACAAGGCACGCATGTTATCGATAACGAAGGCGATCTTGTAACGCCATTGGTTAACAATGCAGAATGTGCTTATGTTATTTTTGATGAAAAAGGCTGGACAAAATGCGGCATCGAAAAAGCTTATGAAGACGGGATTATCGATTGGAAAAAGCCGATCTCCTGTCACCTCTATCCCATACGTGTTACCAATTACAAAACCTTCACAGCACTTAACTACCACGAGTGGCCTATTTGTAACGACGCTTGTACACTAGGAAAAGAATTAAAGGTTAAAATTTATCAGTTCCTTAAAGAACCTTTGACAAGAAAATATGGCACCGAGTTTTATCAAAACCTAACGGACGCTGCCGAAGAGTGGGAAAGAGAATTTAATTCTTAACAAAAAAATAAAAGAAGCGCTATAAGCCGGATTCTGTGCCCTCCCAAAAGAGGGTGCTTGTTATTTATCTGATTTGCAAATTACTCTGCAACTTTAGCTGCTTACCCCTCGCCAACGACCGAGCCGACCTTAACTGGCGATATACTTAGCATTGCACCGCATAGAGTTTACCTGGTTTCACTACAGCCGAACTGTACCTGCTTTCTGTTGCACTTGTCCTACGCTCGCGCGTGACGGATGTTATCCGCTATGCTGCTCTGTGGTGTCCGGACTTTCCTAGCCTCCCGAAGGATTCTCAACAAGCCGCACTTCTTTTATGCGCCAAAAGTATTACTTTTTAAGCTATATAAAAAAGTTTTTTATTCAATAAATTAATCACTGCTGTCAGCTTTTTTTAACAACAAACGCTTGAGATGCGAAAATAGCAAGCTTGGTATCCATCAAAAGCAAGCTTGTTAATGGGCAATAGCAAGCTTGTCATCGGGTCATGACAAGCTTGCTATTTTTTGACCCTCGCAAAGCCGCTCTAGCAGGGCTTTACAGAAGGGCTAATTTTTGATTTTAAAAAACAATTTAATGACATGTTTTTAGGCTTAAAAAAAATAAAACCCCAAAGCTTTTAAGAGAACTTTGAGGTTTATAAATATAGTGTAGATATAGT
This genomic stretch from Chryseobacterium sp. POL2 harbors:
- a CDS encoding DUF6341 family protein; its protein translation is MTSFWLFLGSVFTWTFGFFDFAGNIINWVLFIVASGFFIYWCYILVVTLGGDKDKEYHSETEGKFPYYDPKLYKNEG
- a CDS encoding DUF6427 family protein — protein: MFRLLSKESNIFSIPVYIGFLLLIIIAFNAMDINRLDAISAVITFAGISLGYFLFNKLDLTYQTHLPLFLYTFYVFAFYPGDLSIGLAITLLINSFLLLILTSTSDKLRKGSYLLVGALLCINYLFLPIFWPLIFFVIIHIFVTSGKALANLFRLFFGALLILIIYFSVMYWMDYESWDNKYWPLSANFKMVNEFSNLYFITPIILMIIYAVLDHFRHFNEKSPTSKYKYTFLLLFSSAFLISIILYMGTYYEMLLVLGLPVSIILSRMLKFFPKYWMQELGLWTIIMSLFLFKIAPYIFQI
- a CDS encoding DUF3109 family protein, encoding MIQLDDKLISEDIFSEEFVCNLSKCKGACCVDGDTGAPLDEDELPILKEIFPKIKSYLRPEGVLAIEEQGTHVIDNEGDLVTPLVNNAECAYVIFDEKGWTKCGIEKAYEDGIIDWKKPISCHLYPIRVTNYKTFTALNYHEWPICNDACTLGKELKVKIYQFLKEPLTRKYGTEFYQNLTDAAEEWEREFNS
- a CDS encoding universal stress protein is translated as MKNIILPIDFSDSTDKLIDYAISFAKDVTAKIHLIHVSPTDIGFVISDMGYQYFPEVEENELKYELKELNRLEQYVIAQDIDATHILKQGNAAEVIMDYVKEKNGDYIVMGSHGRSGIYDVFVGSLTKDLTKNANIPVVVVPCRKEK